Within Caulobacter segnis, the genomic segment TTCCGCTCCGCCAACTGGCCCTGCCGCTGTCCCTGATCGTGGCCGGCGGGGTCTGCATCAACGTCTCGGTGTTCACGCAGAGCCAAGGCGTCGGAATCGGCAAGCAGGTGGTCGGCCTGCTGGGCGCGCTGCTGGCCCTGACCGTCTGGACCGTCTACGCGGTCTGGAACGCCCGCCGCCTGGCCGCCACGCCCAAGTTCACCAGCCATGAGTGGTCGCTGCTGACGGGCCTGGCCACGGGGCTGTTGTCCCTGCTGCTGGTCGTCCCGGCCTTCCTGCTGGGCGGCGAGGTCCACGCGCCCGCGGCCTGGGGCTGGTTCTGGACGGTCAGCTTCGCCGTGGCGATCGGCGCCTCGGTGATCGGCAACGGCCTGTGGAACGCCGCCAGCCGCTACCTGCCGCTCAGCCTGTCGGGCCAGCTGATCGTGTTCGAGACCCTGTTCGCCCTGCTGTACGGCTTCCTGCACGAAGGCCGCTGGCCGCGCGGCCTGGAAGCGGCGGCCATCGCCTTGATGCTGGCGGGGGTGATGTGGTCGGTGCGGCTGCACCGGCCGAGGGTGGATCTGGCCTAACCCTGGTCGGTTTCCCCGGCTTTCGCCGGGGAAGCGGGGAGGAGAATGGCCCCCAAAACTTTTTCTCAACATGACGCGAACCTGAACGGCGCGGTTCAAATCAGGTTCAGGCGGGCCCCTCTACAAAGGTCTCCAACAGCGCCGCCCATCTCATTCCGAGAAAGAAGGGGGCGACGCTTTCAGAGATTGGAGCCCTGCCATGAAGACCATCGGCAAGTTCACCAAGACCGCGATCGCCGCGACCGTCGCTGGCGCGCTGATCGTCCCCGCCTCGACCGCCTTCGCCGGCGAGAAGACCGAGCGCGCCATCATCGGCGCCCTGATCGGCGGCGTGGCCGGCGCGGCCATCGGTGATGGCAAGACCGACGCGGTCGCCATCGGCGCGGTCGCCGGCGCGGCCCTGGGCGCCACGACGGCCAAGGACAAGTACGACCGTCGCTATAGCCGCTCGTACCGGACCGCCCCGCGCTACGACCAGAGCCGCTACTACGACAACGGCTACCGCGATAACCGCTACGCCTACGACCGTGGCTACCAGAACAACCGCTACGCCTACGATCGCTACGGCAACCGCTACGACTACGGCTATCGCCGCTAAGCGACCCGTTTCCTCGCTGGAGTCCTGATCCCTCCCCCAGCGTGTTCCCTGCGCCGTCCCCCACCGGGGGCGGCGCTTTTTCGTGCCGGCGCACCTAATCGCTGTTCGGTTGATCCTGGTCGCTTTCTTGCGGGCGAAAACTGCTATAGCCCCCATGTAGAGGATGGGACGGTCCTTAACCCCTGGCGCGTCAAGCTGGGCTACAAGCCGTCCCTCGGGTTAGGGAGCGCGCTTTTGGCGGCATCCGGCATCGCCGTTCGGGGACCACGCAGTCTGCTGCGGCAGATTCGCGAGGCCATGGCCGGCGGCGGTCCCGCCCAGGCCAAGCTCGACATGGTGGTGCGCACCATCGCCATCTCGATGGTGGCGGAAGTCTGCTCAATCTATCTGCGCCGCGCCTCGGGCGATCTGGAACTGTTCG encodes:
- a CDS encoding DMT family transporter — translated: MNTSRNLLLGLLCGLVAGAFWGGVFLAPKLLHAFTPLQMTAGRYIAYGLASAVLLVPTWRTVMKKMDGRDWRDLFLLSLLGNLIYYVGLSVAVQTSGVALASLIIGLLPVTVTLMGAKRGKGVPLRQLALPLSLIVAGGVCINVSVFTQSQGVGIGKQVVGLLGALLALTVWTVYAVWNARRLAATPKFTSHEWSLLTGLATGLLSLLLVVPAFLLGGEVHAPAAWGWFWTVSFAVAIGASVIGNGLWNAASRYLPLSLSGQLIVFETLFALLYGFLHEGRWPRGLEAAAIALMLAGVMWSVRLHRPRVDLA
- a CDS encoding glycine zipper 2TM domain-containing protein, translating into MKTIGKFTKTAIAATVAGALIVPASTAFAGEKTERAIIGALIGGVAGAAIGDGKTDAVAIGAVAGAALGATTAKDKYDRRYSRSYRTAPRYDQSRYYDNGYRDNRYAYDRGYQNNRYAYDRYGNRYDYGYRR